From Rutidosis leptorrhynchoides isolate AG116_Rl617_1_P2 chromosome 3, CSIRO_AGI_Rlap_v1, whole genome shotgun sequence, a single genomic window includes:
- the LOC139900911 gene encoding secreted RxLR effector protein 161-like, with product MRLIPYASVIGSLVYAQVCTRPDITHITGMLGRYQSNPGMDHWKAAKKFLRYLQGTKDLMLTYRRMDNLEVMGYSNSDFSKCKDDKKSTSGYIFMLSGGPISWKSHKQELTTTSTMMAEYVAFYHATSHAILLKNLISGLKVVDSISRPIRLYCDNSAVVSFLNSTSSSGAGLYLDTKYLYVRERVEEKSIAIEYVRTNDMLADPLTKGLPPKLFLEHVAGMGLCSNLI from the coding sequence ATGAGACTTATACCGTATGCTTCGGTTATTGGAAGTCTTGTATACGCTCAAGTTTGTACGCGTCCCGATATCACTCACATAACGGGCATGCTTGGACGTTATCAATCCAATCCAGGAATGGATCATTGGAAAGCAGCCAAAAAGTTTTTGCGATATCTTCAAGGAACTAAGGATTTAATGTTGACTTATCGAAGAATGGATAACCTTGAAGTCATGGGTTACTCGAACTCCGATTTTTCCAAATGTAAGGACGATAAGAAATCCACTTCAGGGTACATTTTTATGCTTTCAGGGGGTCCTATTTCATGGAAGAGTCATAAGCAAGAATTAACCACCACTTCTACCATGATGGCTGAGTATGTTGCATTCTATCACGCTACTAGTCATGCTATTTTGCTCAAGAACTTAATTTCTGGACTCAAGGTGGTTGACTCCATATCACGACCCATTAGACTATATTGTGACAATAGTGCTGTTGTTAGCTTCTTAAATAGCACTAGTTCTAGTGGAGCTGGTTTGTATCTCGACACTAAGTACTTGTACGTTCGAGAAAgagttgaagaaaagagcattGCCATTGAGTACGTACGCACTAATGACATGTTGGCTGATCCACTTACTAAAGGTTTACCTCCCAAGCTCTTTCTAGAGCATGTTGCGGGCATGGGATTGTGTAGTAACCTAATTTAA
- the LOC139897322 gene encoding uncharacterized protein, with translation MGKTESACTKGAEAVLKVPSNSSIPISYHPLYGPHDDILLLELDEKLLPDVINQRVSLRGQPDEDAVLCTQSKTYAIKFVGTSNSVFLVPPSDQFTVNENSHDCDEKGTDSNARFASILKVAPGTMELVEVAPRIDKLKSLLLENPYKFDEDTEMYDTGLYRWVDLIDRVQASDEELRSALQVLSAVEINGYWRNIDENYMGQIVNTLVNNAIINEWPLSALNEDEAVESLVNDGFPRVIAHHCLEVYGSKTNGGVWELDNRRVCVHFARRILAFGKMKMESFMEEWIGKVPSGMKVSLDMLEGEVLVEKLGIQSWIYSFSVSSLPSDPANRFARLFQERAKWDWKDLHPYIRDLSVPGLTSDGLLLKYTRRTQPTADSEPVFTAR, from the exons ATGGGCAAGACTGAATCTGCCTGCACAAAAGGAGCCGAAGCAGTCCTAAAAGTTCCCTCAAACTCATCAATCCCAATATCTTATCATCCTCTTTATGGTCCTCATGATGACATACTTCTTCTTGAGCTTGATGAGAAGCTTCTTCCTGATGTCATCAACCAAAG AGTTAGCTTACGTGGACAGCCAGATGAAGACGCAGTTCTCTGTACACAGTCAAAAACTTATGCCATTAAGTTTGTTGGAACTTCAAATTCTGTTTTTCTTGTCCCCCCTTCAGACCAATTTACAGTAAACGAGAATTCACATGATTGCGATGAAAAAGGTACCGACAGTAATGCACGATTTGCATCTATTCTTAAGGTGGCACCTGGAACCATGGAGCTTGTTGAAGTAGCCCCGAGAATCGACAAACTCAAATCGCTTCTTTTAGAAAATCCATACAAGTTTGATGAAGACACTGAGATGTATGATACTGGTTTGTATCGATGGGTTGACCTTATTGACCGGGTTCAAGCGAGTGACGAAGAATTAAGGTCTGCACTTCAGGTTCTTTCGGCTGTTGAAATAAACGGGTATTGGAGAAATATTGATGAGAATTACATGGGTCAAATAGTCAACACGCTTGTTAATAACGCGATAATAAACGAGTGGCCTTTGAGTGCACTTAATGAAGATGAGGCTGTGGAATCATTGGTAAATGATGGATTCCCACGTGTTATTGCACACCATTGTTTGGAAGTTTATGGTAGCAAAACAAATGGCGGTGTTTGGGAATTGGATAACCGACGGGTTTGTGTGCATTTTGCGAGGCGGATATTAGCGTTTGGGAAGATGAAAATGGAGAGTTTTATGGAGGAATGGATCGGTAAAGTTCCTAGTGGGATGAAGGTGAGTTTGGACATGTTGGAAGGGGAAGTTTTGGTTGAAAAACTTGGAATACAGTCTTGGATTTACAGTTTTAGTGTTTCTTCTCTGCCATCGGACCCTGCAAATCGTTTTGCCAGGCTATTTCAAGAACGGGCCAAATGGGACTGGAAGGATCTACACCCTTATATCAG GGATCTTAGTGTTCCAGGACTGACTTCAGATGGTTTACTCCTTAAGTACACTAGAAGGACTCAGCCTACTGCAGATTCTGAGCCTGTTTTTACTGCAAGATGA